The Hippocampus zosterae strain Florida chromosome 11, ASM2543408v3, whole genome shotgun sequence genome includes the window TCtgcttttttcaattttattttttgaccgcAGCACCTAGCTTTATTGCGCTCCAAAATGGCAACCTCCAACCAAACCTTAAAAACAACTTTTAGTGGTCAACTTTCTCACTGCGACCCTTTCTTATTTTTGCTAGCATTTCATACGATTTCTTCTTTAAAAATTGGACTTAACGATGAAAACGGACTCCACTTCATTGTGCTCTCTTCCAGGAAGGGCTTCATTAAAACTATTCTGTTGTTAAAGTCATTGCTTATGCAGTCTTCAAGGACACACaggatttgcattttttggagtGCAAGGCAGAATTACTTTGAAGGCTGCTGAGCAGATTCTAAGGAGGGGTTGGAACGAGGGGGAACCAGCAGGGAAGACTTAAGTAATGTTTTTGGAGAACATTGTGTGCTCATGACACTCAATCAAACAAGAGGGTTGAAGTAAAAcacacataaaaagaaaagaaagacagcCGGAGTTCACCAAGATTCCTGCTTGGAGTCTGAGGAGGATCTTTGTTGTAATATTGTTCCCGTTGGAGGAAATATTGAACATGtcattcatcccgaactctaaCCTCAGAGAGAAAACAAGCTCTCGTCCAAAAATAGCAGCTTCTCCTGCACCCTGCGCTTGGCCACTTGCCTCTCAACATCTGGTTGTTTATGGGAGGGAACCCGGTGCATGGTTTGTTTTACATGGGAATGCCTGGCATTCCGAGCCATCGGGACAAATACGAGGCCTTTTTCAACAAGTCGTGTTgagctttttcatttttaatatatcAGCACATATTCTGGAGCTGAAGCGgtgaaaagcaacttttcattGCCCGACACTTTTGGCACCACGACCAAAGCAGTTTCGTTTTTTCGGATGTGTTCCTCTGCCGGCCGTTTCTCTATTGGCTAGATCCCGTGTGTGTTGAAATGCCATGATAGTTtagtatttgttgttttttttggggggggggggggggcggcactaGTTTTCAGAGCATGTTTGttagtttggatttttttttcttcaaaaatttgttgtttagtttgtattagttttagtattagtttttgttttttatttatatttttatttttacaaggtaaaaaaaacgtttttaataaaataaaataaaatgattttaaaacacatttttttataaaataaaattattttaaaacactttACAAACAAGAATCCAGtaatcgtgtgtgtgtctgtgtgtgtgtgtgtgtgtgtgtgtgtgtgtgtgtgcgtacacacccacacagtATAAACTGATGATGAACGACATATTGaataattattgttttgttcatttttatgaacAAGAATAATTTTGAAATTGATAGTAACATTAGATTTGTGTTATCTATTCTCCAGCGATGGCTCTTTTCCCTATGACTCTGTCCCCTGGCAACAAAACACTAACCAGCCCCCTGGGTCATTGTCTGTGGTTACAACAGTTTGGGGCGTCACCAACACATCACAGAGCCAGGTAGGTCCCCTGCATGTTCGCCTCACTTCTTCTGTCTTGCTTTCACAAAACGATCATGATGTCCTTCGGATTCAATCCAGGTTCTGGGGAACCAAATGGCCAACAGCAATAATCCCATGAATCCCGGGGGTAACCCCATGGCGTCGGGAATGTCGGCCAGCGCAGCAGGGCTCAACTCTCCGCAGTTCagcgcccagcagcagcagttcCCCAGCAAAGGTGGCTCCAACCAGCAGTACATGCAGCAGGGGATGTACAGCAGGCCCGCATACCCCGGAGGACCTGGAGGATACAGCAGCAGGTAAGAAAGAGGCTGAGTCAGTCCCATCCTCTTTCCATGAGGGCCCGTGGGAGCACTGATGCTGCCTGCCATGCAATAACAAATAAATCCTTAGCTGGACTGTGACTAACAAAAGCTTGCTttttaaagtgcatttttcccTGTATAGACTACACTATATGATGTGATTATATACAAATGCTTAgctattaaaacattttaatcaaatTGAATTATATCCAAATATATATAACGTCCAAATGtgaataatatttatatatatttttaaaagcccCTGACTTGTAATCCATAAACTCTTACATTGATTTATAAAAGTGACATAAATTTAACCataattgtttttaaatctattttattaaccctttcagggacagtggacagcccaaaaaaaaacaaacaaaaaaatgtcaacatttaaacgaacaacaatgaaaaattgcaAATTATTCCAACCTTGACACACACCTTTTCCTACAGTTACTCTGGAGGGCCCAACCCGCCCCCCGGAGGGATGGCCATGGCCTCCCACACACGTCCATCCGGCGACTTCACGCAGCcagccgccgctgctgccgccgccgccgtcgctgcGGCCGCCGCGACGGCGACCGCCACCGCAACAGCCACCGTGGCGGCGCTACAGGAGACGCAGAATAAAGACATGAACCAGTATGGACAGGTACAGTTCTCTGAACATACAGCCAAATGATACATCAGGCTCGTTCCACCAAGAAGTTTGGTTTGGTCCCATTGTGCAGTGCAGTGCAGTCTCAAACTGGGGCCCACAAACCATATCTTGGGGtctaaaaaaatctacatgAAATGATTTTGCCATATCATTTAGCCGTGAAAAACTGTAAAATGTCCTGCTCTCTAGAAACATAGGTAGCTGTTCTCCAACCAAATAGTCTAGACATTCAAGCTTTCTGTTCCTTGCCTTTAGATGTGTTCATCCTTCCAAATGGGTCCCGCTCAGGCCTACAATAGTCAGTTCATGAACCAACCAGGTCCCCGAGGACCCCCCGGAGGGATGAATCCTGCCAGCATGGGTTCAGGGATGAACAACCCAAACATGAGCGGGCCTCCCATAGGCATGACTCAGGCCCGGACCCCTGGAATGGGACCTTTCGGAGCTCACGGCCAGCGGATGCCACAGCAGGGCTACCCGGGAGGACCTCGGCAAGGCATCCCCTTGCAGGGGATGAAGCGGCCGTATCCTGGCGAGGTGAGTGGGCACCCTGCCACCCCTGTATCTTTATGCTGTTAatgaaccctttcggggacagcagttactacagtggacaggttatcaggttacagggtgcatgaaagggtgaatatACACTGTTCCCCCACTATATCACGGCGTCTCTATATCACTGATTCTTTTAACCATCATTTTTCCCCTCAATGGGTTTTTACAATATACTTTTTCACCTATACAATTAGTCAGTTGCTTGAATGTCCCTCCCTAGGCTGGGTACGGAGGTCAGTATGGACCGAACAGCCAGTTCCCACCGCAGCAGGGGCAGTACCCGACTCCCACCGCTTCGAGGCCCTTGCCTTCGCCCAACTACCCGGGACAGAGGATGCCCGGGCAGCAGGGGCAAGGACAGTACCCACCTGGCATGTCCATGGGCCAGTACTACAAGGTTTGATACTACCTCTGTCCATGGTTGATGTCAGCAAGGTGATGATTTCAAATGTATCGATGTTAAATTTGCAGCAAGAGCCATTTAACGGGCAGGGCACCAACTTCTCGGGCGGCGGCTACTCATACGGGCAAGGAAATGGGGTAAGTTCTGGCGTAATGTCTGAATTATCCAAATTCCTGAATGGACGTCAGCTAATAtttgttgcgtttttttttttcttatctagCCCCCCAGGCCTGGTAACTACCCCCACTCACCAGTACCTGGAAATCCCACGCCGCCCATGACGCCCGGGAGTAGTATTCCTCCGTACCTGTCACCAAACCAGGACGTGAAGCCCCCGTTTCCACCTGACATGAAACCAAATATGACAGCACTTCCTCCTTGTGAGTACACCGTACATACATTCCTTTTCAGAGTCAAAATATAAACATTGTTTCTAAATCCAGATATcctcattaaatattttgtaaaagTCAACTCCAAACTTCTGTTTTCCTTCCAGCTCTTACCAACGAGGAGCTGCGGCTGACGTTCCCGGTCAGAGACGGCGTGGTGCTCGAGCCGTTCCGCCTGGAGCACAACCTGGCTGTCAGCAACCACGTCTTCCACCTGCGGCCCTCCGTCCACCAGACCCTCATGTGGAGGTAATGGATTCTCCCTTCAAGCAAGCCGTCTAGCCAACAGAATTTTAGTTGCGTGTATATCGACATACATCGTTGGGTCGCTGACATGCCTGCCCACACATCAAGTGCGGAATTAAGACACATTTTTAATTCTCGAAAATATGCGGATGTGACTGCTGCATGCACAACATGCACAGATCTTCTACACGAATCGACAAAAGTTGTTTCGACGGCTTGGTAATAAAGTGCTGCCTTCATATGGGGAAAATACAAATTGCGCTTTTAGCtcgtccttaactcattcactcccaaagacgtttttaaacgtcttttcagacttggtccagaattggctggtactgaaggaGTTAATGGGACTGTCGTTTTGTCATCAGACCCCGAACTGCCTCAGAACAAGTAGCCATTTGTCTCAGCTCTCTCTCATGGTTACAATAGCATTGGCTCATGCGCGAGACGGAACCACTCCCCCAAAACCAAGTGATTTCAACCAGGTGGATTTTACCTGGATGCCGCTAAAAAAAGCTAACAAATGGAAATTGtggtttttgatttgatttgtgcaTGTAAATGTTATAAATGTGAAACAGTTGAAGCTGAAGACGAGGAAAATCAGGAGGTGGCAAATCTTGCAAATCCATCTCCTCCGCAGGTCAGACTTGGAGCTGCAATTCAAGTGCTACCACCACGAGGACAGGCAGATGAACACCAACTGGCCGGCCTCGGTCCAGGTCAGCGTCAACGCCACGCCCCTCACCATCGAGCGGGGCGACAACAAGACCTCTCACAAGCCTTTGCACCTGAAACACGTGTGCCAGCCGGGCAGGAACACCATCCAGATCACCGTCACTGCCTGTTGTTGCGTGAGTGTGGCCCACTATCCGGGGAGAGACCATATTTCCTTTGACAAAAACATCAGCTGGTGTTGAAGATTCAAGTTTAAtagatgtgtgtttgtttgttgtgtattcCTTTGCAGTCGCATCTGTTTGTGCTGCAGCTGGTCCACAGGCCATCTGTGCGCTCTGTCCTCCAGGGGCTCCTAAAGAAGAGGCTCCTTCCCGCGGaacactgcatcaccaaaagtACGCCGCCGTGTGTTAATATCTCAATTACCCTCCGACACCTGCTGCCGTTTGCGCTTACAATACGCTTTCGCAGGGGCGGGCTGTGTATTTGGTTGCTGGGCTTTGGTTTGGGCCTCACCTGACTTCAAACGTTTCATCATCATCCCACTCCTACCGTGCCCAAATGCAAAACGGAATTTACAAATGTATATCGATGCACAATATGCAAAGATGCAAAATAACAGCATACGGCGGTGTCGCATAACCTGGAGGATTTCACAATCATTATTTATCCACTaacatttaaaaggaaaaaaaatgattaaaaaaatataccggTATTTACTGTATACCGAAAACACATACGTACCGGCGCGTACCGAAACCAGGTATCATGccgaaaaaatatttattcgacAATATACAGTGTATACTTAGTTATACATTAATTTATACTTAGAATGTGATACATTTTTCTCGTGTCATGCTTAACGATTAACAGTTGAACCTGCATTTATTTTGCATGTATTTTGAACAACATTTTGCAGTTTATTGCAAATCAATCCTGTATTCAAAGttaattgtttgtgttttattttggatttaaaGTCTCTAATTGCTGAGCGACTGGTTTTCCTCTAGGCAGAAATAAACCAAAGCTTTTTCATTACAATTATCTGTCATTGGTTTAATACAGATTTTATGTTTCAAGAGGGCCAGCGGTATCAGTTACTTGGTATCAGTGAGTAATCAATAGTTCAGAACTGGTATCTGTCTGAAAGACAGAAATATTAGAATGAATCTCTCTTTTTCCAGTCAAGAGGAATTTCAGCAGTGTGGCGGCCTCGGCGGGCAGCACCACTCTCAACGGGGAGGACGGCGTGGAGCAAACGGCCATCAAAGTGTCACTCAAGTGTCCCATCACCTTCCGCCGCATTCAGCTCCCCGCGCGAGGCCACGACTGCAAACATGTGCAGGTTTGTGGATATCGAAAAAGTTGTTTATCGAAATGAATTCATGTAAACACAGTAAGTGATCATGTTGTCTTCTGTGTCGTCCGCAGTGCTTTGACCTGGAGTCTTACCTGCAGCTAAA containing:
- the zmiz1a gene encoding zinc finger MIZ domain-containing protein 1a isoform X3 — its product is MNTLPSMDRHIQQTNDRLQCIKQHLQNPANFHSAATELLDWCGDPRAFQRPFEQSLMGCLTVVSRVAAQQGFDLDLGYRLLAVCAGNRDKFTPKSAETSTCRRCQTDSALLSSWCEELARLLLVRHQKNRQNESQGKVPMQPSMNSMKAGLTHSDGSFPYDSVPWQQNTNQPPGSLSVVTTVWGVTNTSQSQVLGNQMANSNNPMNPGGNPMASGMSASAAGLNSPQFSAQQQQFPSKGGSNQQYMQQGMYSRPAYPGGPGGYSSSYSGGPNPPPGGMAMASHTRPSGDFTQPAAAAAAAAVAAAAATATATATATVAALQETQNKDMNQYGQMCSSFQMGPAQAYNSQFMNQPGPRGPPGGMNPASMGSGMNNPNMSGPPIGMTQARTPGMGPFGAHGQRMPQQGYPGGPRQGIPLQGMKRPYPGEAGYGGQYGPNSQFPPQQGQYPTPTASRPLPSPNYPGQRMPGQQGQGQYPPGMSMGQYYKQEPFNGQGTNFSGGGYSYGQGNGPPRPGNYPHSPVPGNPTPPMTPGSSIPPYLSPNQDVKPPFPPDMKPNMTALPPSLTNEELRLTFPVRDGVVLEPFRLEHNLAVSNHVFHLRPSVHQTLMWRSDLELQFKCYHHEDRQMNTNWPASVQVSVNATPLTIERGDNKTSHKPLHLKHVCQPGRNTIQITVTACCCSHLFVLQLVHRPSVRSVLQGLLKKRLLPAEHCITKIKRNFSSVAASAGSTTLNGEDGVEQTAIKVSLKCPITFRRIQLPARGHDCKHVQCFDLESYLQLNCERGTWRCPVCNKTALLEGLEVDQYMWGILNAIQNSEFEEVTIDPTCSWRPVAIKSELHIKEDPDGPLAKRFKTMSPSQMTMPNVMEMIAQLGPGSGPGAGHGHGPGPSPYPPHHPGQHASGNGGDYPGAGNPYHSQGNFDFPHGNPSGGGGGGGGGGGGGGGGPPISDFIHGPQLSHPPDGPSGLLSQDKPLNHGMNDPLLPELANPDELLSYLDPPDLPANSNDDLLSLFENN
- the zmiz1a gene encoding zinc finger MIZ domain-containing protein 1a isoform X1, whose protein sequence is MNTLPSMDRHIQQTNDRLQCIKQHLQNPANFHSAATELLDWCGDPRAFQRPFEQSLMGCLTVVSRVAAQQGFDLDLGYRLLAVCAGNRDKFTPKSAETSTCRRCQTDSALLSSWCEELARLLLVRHQKNRQNESQGKVPMQPSMNSMKAGLTHSDGSFPYDSVPWQQNTNQPPGSLSVVTTVWGVTNTSQSQVLGNQMANSNNPMNPGGNPMASGMSASAAGLNSPQFSAQQQQFPSKGGSNQQYMQQGMYSRPAYPGGPGGYSSSYSGGPNPPPGGMAMASHTRPSGDFTQPAAAAAAAAVAAAAATATATATATVAALQETQNKDMNQYGQMCSSFQMGPAQAYNSQFMNQPGPRGPPGGMNPASMGSGMNNPNMSGPPIGMTQARTPGMGPFGAHGQRMPQQGYPGGPRQGIPLQGMKRPYPGEAGYGGQYGPNSQFPPQQGQYPTPTASRPLPSPNYPGQRMPGQQGQGQYPPGMSMGQYYKQEPFNGQGTNFSGGGYSYGQGNGPPRPGNYPHSPVPGNPTPPMTPGSSIPPYLSPNQDVKPPFPPDMKPNMTALPPSLTNEELRLTFPVRDGVVLEPFRLEHNLAVSNHVFHLRPSVHQTLMWRSDLELQFKCYHHEDRQMNTNWPASVQVSVNATPLTIERGDNKTSHKPLHLKHVCQPGRNTIQITVTACCCSHLFVLQLVHRPSVRSVLQGLLKKRLLPAEHCITKIKRNFSSVAASAGSTTLNGEDGVEQTAIKVSLKCPITFRRIQLPARGHDCKHVQCFDLESYLQLNCERGTWRCPVCNKTALLEGLEVDQYMWGILNAIQNSEFEEVTIDPTCSWRPVAIKSELHIKEDPDGPLAKRFKTMSPSQMTMPNVMEMIAQLGPGSGPGAGHGHGPGPSPYPPHHPGQHASGNGGDYPGAGNPYHSQGNFDFPHGNPSGGGGGGGGGGGGGGGGPPISDFIHGPQLSHPPDGPSGLLSQDKPLNHGMNDPMSHPEPSHNSMQPGLHASPHPSGQSGPSMHHGGSGQSGPPLHHGGGPSSSQPSRPPPQPQPPQPPGQNAHPHADLTFNPSSDGPDMPEPSLDLLPELANPDELLSYLDPPDLPANSNDDLLSLFENN
- the zmiz1a gene encoding zinc finger MIZ domain-containing protein 1a isoform X2, encoding MNTLPSMDRHIQQTNDRLQCIKQHLQNPANFHSAATELLDWCGDPRAFQRPFEQSLMGCLTVVSRVAAQQGFDLDLGYRLLAVCAGNRDKFTPKSAALLSSWCEELARLLLVRHQKNRQNESQGKVPMQPSMNSMKAGLTHSDGSFPYDSVPWQQNTNQPPGSLSVVTTVWGVTNTSQSQVLGNQMANSNNPMNPGGNPMASGMSASAAGLNSPQFSAQQQQFPSKGGSNQQYMQQGMYSRPAYPGGPGGYSSSYSGGPNPPPGGMAMASHTRPSGDFTQPAAAAAAAAVAAAAATATATATATVAALQETQNKDMNQYGQMCSSFQMGPAQAYNSQFMNQPGPRGPPGGMNPASMGSGMNNPNMSGPPIGMTQARTPGMGPFGAHGQRMPQQGYPGGPRQGIPLQGMKRPYPGEAGYGGQYGPNSQFPPQQGQYPTPTASRPLPSPNYPGQRMPGQQGQGQYPPGMSMGQYYKQEPFNGQGTNFSGGGYSYGQGNGPPRPGNYPHSPVPGNPTPPMTPGSSIPPYLSPNQDVKPPFPPDMKPNMTALPPSLTNEELRLTFPVRDGVVLEPFRLEHNLAVSNHVFHLRPSVHQTLMWRSDLELQFKCYHHEDRQMNTNWPASVQVSVNATPLTIERGDNKTSHKPLHLKHVCQPGRNTIQITVTACCCSHLFVLQLVHRPSVRSVLQGLLKKRLLPAEHCITKIKRNFSSVAASAGSTTLNGEDGVEQTAIKVSLKCPITFRRIQLPARGHDCKHVQCFDLESYLQLNCERGTWRCPVCNKTALLEGLEVDQYMWGILNAIQNSEFEEVTIDPTCSWRPVAIKSELHIKEDPDGPLAKRFKTMSPSQMTMPNVMEMIAQLGPGSGPGAGHGHGPGPSPYPPHHPGQHASGNGGDYPGAGNPYHSQGNFDFPHGNPSGGGGGGGGGGGGGGGGPPISDFIHGPQLSHPPDGPSGLLSQDKPLNHGMNDPMSHPEPSHNSMQPGLHASPHPSGQSGPSMHHGGSGQSGPPLHHGGGPSSSQPSRPPPQPQPPQPPGQNAHPHADLTFNPSSDGPDMPEPSLDLLPELANPDELLSYLDPPDLPANSNDDLLSLFENN
- the zmiz1a gene encoding zinc finger MIZ domain-containing protein 1a isoform X4, producing MQPSMNSMKAGLTHSDGSFPYDSVPWQQNTNQPPGSLSVVTTVWGVTNTSQSQVLGNQMANSNNPMNPGGNPMASGMSASAAGLNSPQFSAQQQQFPSKGGSNQQYMQQGMYSRPAYPGGPGGYSSSYSGGPNPPPGGMAMASHTRPSGDFTQPAAAAAAAAVAAAAATATATATATVAALQETQNKDMNQYGQMCSSFQMGPAQAYNSQFMNQPGPRGPPGGMNPASMGSGMNNPNMSGPPIGMTQARTPGMGPFGAHGQRMPQQGYPGGPRQGIPLQGMKRPYPGEAGYGGQYGPNSQFPPQQGQYPTPTASRPLPSPNYPGQRMPGQQGQGQYPPGMSMGQYYKQEPFNGQGTNFSGGGYSYGQGNGPPRPGNYPHSPVPGNPTPPMTPGSSIPPYLSPNQDVKPPFPPDMKPNMTALPPSLTNEELRLTFPVRDGVVLEPFRLEHNLAVSNHVFHLRPSVHQTLMWRSDLELQFKCYHHEDRQMNTNWPASVQVSVNATPLTIERGDNKTSHKPLHLKHVCQPGRNTIQITVTACCCSHLFVLQLVHRPSVRSVLQGLLKKRLLPAEHCITKIKRNFSSVAASAGSTTLNGEDGVEQTAIKVSLKCPITFRRIQLPARGHDCKHVQCFDLESYLQLNCERGTWRCPVCNKTALLEGLEVDQYMWGILNAIQNSEFEEVTIDPTCSWRPVAIKSELHIKEDPDGPLAKRFKTMSPSQMTMPNVMEMIAQLGPGSGPGAGHGHGPGPSPYPPHHPGQHASGNGGDYPGAGNPYHSQGNFDFPHGNPSGGGGGGGGGGGGGGGGPPISDFIHGPQLSHPPDGPSGLLSQDKPLNHGMNDPMSHPEPSHNSMQPGLHASPHPSGQSGPSMHHGGSGQSGPPLHHGGGPSSSQPSRPPPQPQPPQPPGQNAHPHADLTFNPSSDGPDMPEPSLDLLPELANPDELLSYLDPPDLPANSNDDLLSLFENN